In Deltaproteobacteria bacterium, a single genomic region encodes these proteins:
- the nirK gene encoding copper-containing nitrite reductase encodes MNAPNVPPPITRTEPAHVIINLQTEEKVGELSEGVQYEFWTYNGKVPGPFIRLRQGDTFEVRLDNSKGKLTHTVDFHAVTGPGGRANALMADPGKKAVAVFKALNAGFFVYHCAAPPIPAHISNGLYGVILVEPAGGMPKVDREYYVMQSEFYTEGEVGDEGLQTFSSAKGSAETPEYIVFNGHTQSLMGEGALKANVGESVRLYVGNIGPNKISSFHVIGEIFDAVYREGSVSDPDKDVQTTLIPSGSASIVDFKVDVPGNYLLVDHAIFRILRGAVGVLAVAGAEQPDIYAVKQKGSGAASGH; translated from the coding sequence GTGAACGCTCCCAACGTGCCCCCGCCCATTACGCGCACCGAGCCGGCCCACGTCATCATCAACCTGCAGACCGAGGAAAAGGTCGGCGAACTGTCCGAAGGGGTCCAGTACGAGTTCTGGACCTACAACGGCAAGGTTCCCGGTCCGTTCATAAGGCTGCGCCAGGGCGATACGTTCGAGGTGCGGTTGGACAACTCCAAGGGCAAGCTCACCCATACCGTGGACTTCCACGCCGTCACCGGCCCCGGGGGCCGGGCGAACGCCTTGATGGCGGACCCGGGCAAGAAGGCCGTGGCGGTCTTCAAGGCCCTCAACGCGGGCTTCTTCGTCTACCACTGCGCGGCCCCGCCGATTCCCGCGCACATCTCGAACGGCCTCTATGGCGTGATTCTGGTGGAGCCCGCCGGCGGCATGCCCAAGGTGGACCGCGAATACTACGTGATGCAAAGCGAGTTCTACACCGAGGGCGAGGTGGGCGACGAAGGCTTGCAGACCTTTTCCTCGGCCAAGGGTTCCGCCGAGACACCGGAATACATCGTCTTCAACGGCCATACGCAGTCCCTGATGGGCGAGGGCGCGCTCAAGGCCAACGTGGGCGAGTCGGTTCGTCTCTACGTGGGCAACATCGGTCCGAACAAGATCTCGTCGTTCCACGTCATCGGCGAGATCTTCGACGCGGTGTATCGGGAAGGATCGGTGAGCGATCCTGACAAGGATGTTCAGACCACCCTGATCCCGAGCGGTTCGGCTTCCATCGTCGACTTCAAGGTGGACGTCCCGGGCAACTACCTGCTGGTGGACCATGCCATCTTCCGCATCCTGCGGGGAGCCGTTGGCGTGCTGGCGGTTGCCGGGGCGGAGCAGCCCGACATCTACGCCGTCAAGCAGAAGGGTTCGGGGGCAGCGAGCGGCCACTGA
- a CDS encoding fused MFS/spermidine synthase: MGRAIGSLWLFLLIFLSGFALMGFEMLGSRYLNPYFGSGITTWACLIAVVLFAMMVGYTAGGIVADRSREIWIVSAVLSTVGVYLILVAFLANRVMEAIMLSAGYDFWGTMVAAVALTFLPVALLAALSPFFVRLLLKELSYGGRITGAVYGVSTMGNVLGTLVTVFVFIPNVGTSKITVVFGCVLIACGVASLILSRSGAIRDV, encoded by the coding sequence ATGGGACGTGCGATCGGTTCGCTGTGGCTGTTCCTGCTGATCTTTCTTTCGGGTTTCGCCCTCATGGGCTTCGAGATGCTGGGGAGCCGGTACCTGAACCCCTATTTCGGCAGCGGCATCACGACCTGGGCTTGCCTGATCGCCGTCGTGCTCTTCGCCATGATGGTGGGCTACACCGCGGGCGGCATCGTCGCCGACCGTTCCCGGGAAATCTGGATCGTATCGGCCGTGCTCTCCACCGTCGGCGTCTACCTGATCCTCGTGGCGTTCCTGGCAAACCGCGTCATGGAGGCCATCATGCTGTCCGCCGGCTACGACTTCTGGGGCACCATGGTCGCCGCCGTGGCCTTGACCTTCCTCCCCGTGGCGCTGCTCGCGGCCCTCTCGCCGTTCTTCGTGCGCCTGCTGCTCAAGGAGTTGTCGTACGGCGGCCGCATCACCGGCGCCGTCTACGGCGTCTCCACCATGGGCAACGTGCTCGGCACCCTTGTGACCGTGTTCGTCTTCATCCCCAACGTGGGAACCAGCAAGATCACCGTGGTATTCGGATGTGTCCTGATCGCGTGCGGCGTGGCGTCCCTGATCCTGAGTCGCTCCGGCGCCATCCGGGACGTCTGA
- a CDS encoding MmgE/PrpD family protein has protein sequence MDATTKFLSAYAASLMYGDLPAGTVHEARRRILDSVGCALGAFDAAPCRIARELAPVVQGSGAARILGSGRSTSPESAAFANTAMIRYLDCNDSFVSPGGGHPSDMLPAVLAAAEAAGAPGRAVITALVLAYELYGQFADRFATREKGWDQGLFIGLASACAAGKVLGLPEDRLAHAIAMTAVSQVPLGQTRVGELSMWKGCATAMAVRNGLFAALLARGGMDGPPEPFEGRSGLFEQVTGPLQLAGFGDASAGVPFKLTHTSIKYFPAQIHTQAGAGMALELRDEFDLEDLERIRIATYRVAVRNAAGEPEKWDPQTRETADHSLPYVVAVALADGALTPASFAEERIADPLLRPLMRKVEVSEDPEATRGYPAQQRARMEVDLRSGGRLTRATDYPKGHGRNPLSDAELEQKFHGLTAGVLPESRRATLLELLWRFDALENLDPLFEAARVE, from the coding sequence ATGGATGCCACCACGAAATTCCTCAGTGCCTATGCCGCCTCCCTGATGTACGGGGACCTTCCGGCCGGCACCGTCCACGAGGCTCGTCGCCGGATACTCGACTCCGTGGGTTGCGCGCTGGGGGCTTTTGACGCGGCTCCGTGCCGCATCGCCCGGGAACTGGCGCCCGTGGTACAGGGCAGCGGCGCGGCGCGAATCCTGGGAAGCGGTCGGAGCACCTCGCCGGAATCGGCGGCCTTCGCCAACACCGCCATGATCCGCTATCTGGACTGCAACGACAGCTTCGTCTCGCCGGGCGGCGGCCATCCCAGCGACATGCTGCCCGCGGTGCTGGCCGCGGCCGAGGCGGCGGGCGCGCCGGGCCGCGCCGTGATCACCGCGCTGGTGCTGGCCTACGAGCTTTACGGACAGTTCGCCGACCGCTTCGCCACCCGCGAAAAGGGCTGGGACCAGGGGCTCTTCATCGGCCTGGCCAGTGCCTGCGCCGCGGGGAAGGTGCTGGGCCTCCCGGAAGATCGGCTTGCGCATGCCATCGCCATGACCGCGGTGTCCCAGGTGCCGCTGGGCCAGACCCGCGTGGGCGAGCTGTCCATGTGGAAGGGCTGCGCCACGGCCATGGCCGTGCGCAACGGCTTGTTCGCCGCGCTTCTCGCCCGGGGCGGCATGGACGGTCCGCCCGAGCCCTTTGAGGGCCGCTCGGGCCTCTTCGAGCAGGTGACCGGTCCTCTGCAACTGGCCGGCTTCGGCGACGCCAGCGCGGGCGTGCCCTTCAAGCTCACTCACACCAGCATCAAGTATTTCCCGGCGCAGATACACACCCAGGCCGGCGCCGGCATGGCGCTGGAACTGAGGGACGAGTTCGATCTCGAAGACCTGGAGCGTATCCGCATCGCCACCTACCGCGTGGCCGTGCGCAACGCCGCCGGCGAGCCTGAGAAATGGGACCCACAAACCCGCGAGACCGCGGACCACAGCCTCCCTTACGTCGTCGCGGTGGCCCTCGCCGACGGTGCGCTCACCCCGGCCAGTTTCGCCGAGGAGCGCATCGCCGATCCGCTCCTCCGTCCGCTCATGCGCAAGGTCGAGGTCAGCGAGGACCCCGAGGCGACCCGCGGCTACCCGGCGCAGCAACGCGCCCGCATGGAGGTGGATCTGCGTTCCGGAGGCCGGCTCACCCGTGCCACGGACTATCCCAAGGGTCACGGCCGCAACCCGCTGTCCGATGCGGAGCTGGAACAGAAATTCCACGGACTCACCGCCGGGGTGTTGCCGGAGAGCCGGCGCGCGACGCTGCTGGAACTCTTGTGGCGATTCGACGCGCTTGAAAATCTCGACCCGTTGTTCGAAGCTGCGCGCGTGGAATAG
- a CDS encoding fused MFS/spermidine synthase, whose translation MRNSLGAFCAVLALFLFTEVQPAVADQVLIAKRESVYNNIYIFKEGPIVTMTFGHNRALYTETVYDTRDELALPSRYTRYMTAVLAYAGDVDRVLEIGFGGGRTAWYLHKTMPDLQVTSVELDPEVFELAKRYFGVRLEPNFNVSIEDGRRYIQRRRTQWPVILIDAYRSAFVPFHLLTTEFYRLVKTRVRPGGAVVQNVEPNTMMFDAALVTIGKVFDHVDLYDAGGNVVMVAYDGPRREQAELASTAAKLDDRFGFKYPLSEMVAQRRSVKRLPDTDTLTDDFAPVEALRAIERHNRKLDEFLKGKW comes from the coding sequence ATGAGAAACTCCCTTGGCGCATTCTGCGCCGTTCTGGCGCTGTTCCTGTTCACGGAAGTGCAACCCGCGGTGGCGGATCAAGTCCTCATCGCCAAACGCGAGTCCGTGTACAACAACATCTATATTTTCAAGGAAGGGCCGATCGTCACCATGACGTTCGGGCACAACCGGGCGCTCTACACGGAGACGGTGTACGACACACGCGACGAGCTGGCGCTCCCTTCCCGATACACGCGGTACATGACCGCCGTCCTCGCCTACGCGGGAGACGTGGACCGGGTCCTCGAAATCGGCTTCGGCGGGGGTCGGACCGCGTGGTACCTGCACAAGACCATGCCCGACCTTCAGGTCACCTCGGTGGAGCTCGACCCGGAGGTGTTCGAGCTGGCCAAGCGTTACTTCGGGGTCCGGCTCGAACCGAATTTCAATGTCTCCATAGAGGACGGCCGCCGGTACATCCAGCGGCGGAGAACACAGTGGCCGGTCATCCTGATCGACGCCTATCGCAGCGCCTTCGTGCCCTTCCATCTGCTCACGACGGAGTTCTACCGGCTCGTCAAGACCCGCGTCCGGCCCGGCGGCGCGGTGGTGCAGAACGTCGAGCCCAACACCATGATGTTCGACGCCGCCCTGGTCACCATCGGCAAGGTGTTCGACCACGTGGACCTGTACGACGCGGGCGGCAACGTGGTGATGGTCGCCTATGATGGACCCCGGCGCGAACAGGCCGAGTTGGCATCAACGGCGGCCAAACTGGACGACAGGTTCGGGTTCAAGTACCCGCTGAGCGAAATGGTCGCCCAGAGGCGCAGCGTCAAGCGCCTGCCGGACACCGACACGCTCACCGACGATTTCGCGCCGGTGGAAGCGCTGCGCGCCATCGAGAGGCACAACCGTAAGCTGGACGAGTTCCTGAAAGGAAAGTGGTGA
- a CDS encoding VOC family protein, with the protein MSELTQFRSWNFNAEDLEQTVSFYQEVLGATVRKKHKVAGVDVVRLNLGGAVLGVFDSSKDRHPRVPHHTFEIDARGEPEDFVKEIEARGAKVSEVRRHDDGKGYSVYVVDPSGNRLELSTSSG; encoded by the coding sequence ATGTCCGAGCTGACGCAATTTCGTTCGTGGAACTTTAACGCCGAGGACCTGGAACAGACGGTGAGTTTCTACCAGGAGGTGCTGGGCGCGACCGTGCGCAAGAAGCACAAGGTCGCGGGCGTGGACGTCGTCCGGCTCAATCTCGGCGGCGCCGTCCTGGGCGTCTTCGATTCCTCCAAGGACCGCCACCCACGGGTGCCGCATCACACTTTCGAGATCGATGCCCGTGGCGAGCCCGAGGACTTCGTCAAGGAGATCGAGGCGCGGGGCGCCAAGGTGAGCGAGGTCCGGCGCCACGACGACGGCAAGGGCTACTCGGTCTACGTCGTCGACCCGAGCGGCAACCGCCTGGAGCTTTCCACTTCATCGGGTTGA